ATCAACTTCGGAATATCTGGTGTGGGGTCTTATTCTGCCCCCACCTTTGCCGATATTGATAACGATGGGGACTTGGATGCTTTTGTGGGGGACATATACGGCGGTACCACATTCTTCCGCAACACGGGAACGGGGTCTGCTCCCAACTTCACCTTTGAAGCCACGAACTCCTTCGGACTGACGAGTGTGGCATATAATTCTACACCCACCTTGGTAGATATTGATAACGATGGGGACTTGGATGCTTTTGTGGGTGCTGGTGGCGGCACTATCCAGTTCTTCGAGAATACTGGCCCTACTACCCCAGTTAATAATGCCCCCACAGGTTCACCCACTGCCACTTTAAGCAACACGAATGAAGATACACCTATCACGATTACAGCAGCTGACTTATTAGCCGGGTTTAGCGATGTAGATGCTGGTGATACCTTATCCGTAGTCGGTTTAACTTCCAATAACGGCACTTTAGTTGATAACGGTAATGGGACTTATACTTTCACCCCAACTGCTAACTTTAATGGTACTGTCACCCTTACCTACGGTGTGAGTGATGGTACGGCAACCTTAGGCGGTCAAAGCAAAACCTTCTCTGTAACGCCCGTTAATGATGCTCCTGTTGGTTCACCAACTGCTACTTTAAGCAACACGGCTGAAGATACACCTATCACGATTACAGCAGCTAACTTATTAGCCGGTTTTAGCGATGTAGATGGTGATAACCTCTCATTTGTTAACTTAACTGCTGATAACGGTGCATTGGTAGACAACTTTGA
This genomic window from Aphanothece sacrum FPU1 contains:
- a CDS encoding cadherin-like domain-containing protein — its product is MADPIFNPQTNFGLTYVGSYPTPTFADIDNDGDLDAFVGEINGNTDFFRNTGTGSVPSFTFETTNPFGLTNVGYNSAPALADIDNDGDLDAFVGTVDGNTYFFRNTGSASNPTFTLQASNFGLTDVGSRAKPTLVDIDNDGDLDAFVGTGGGSIIFFRNTGSASNATFTLQAINFGISGVGSYSAPTFADIDNDGDLDAFVGDIYGGTTFFRNTGTGSAPNFTFEATNSFGLTSVAYNSTPTLVDIDNDGDLDAFVGAGGGTIQFFENTGPTTPVNNAPTGSPTATLSNTNEDTPITITAADLLAGFSDVDAGDTLSVVGLTSNNGTLVDNGNGTYTFTPTANFNGTVTLTYGVSDGTATLGGQSKTFSVTPVNDAPVGSPTATLSNTAEDTPITITAANLLAGFSDVDGDNLSFVNLTADNGALVDNFDGTYTFTPTANFNGTVTLTYGVTDGTATLAGQTQTFSVTAVNDAPTVDPIFNSPQ